From the Phoenix dactylifera cultivar Barhee BC4 chromosome 10, palm_55x_up_171113_PBpolish2nd_filt_p, whole genome shotgun sequence genome, one window contains:
- the ADH gene encoding alcohol dehydrogenase 3, whose translation MAMEVGRLMRCGVICPRGFPILNTKIHKVLKSMSRGGQVIRCQVNDSRGLATVQPKIRKVEEIESTAGQVIQCRAAVAWEAGKPLVIEEVEVAPPKEKEVRLKILYTSLCHTDLYFWEAKGQTPLFPRIFGHEAGGIVESVGEGVTDLAPGDHVLPVFTGECKECAHCKHEESNLCDLLRINTERGVMISDGRSRFSMNGKPIYHFLGTSTFSEYTVIHSGCVAKINPSAPLDKVCVLSCGISTGLGAALNVAKPPRGSTVAIFGLGAVGLAAAEGARIAGASRVIGVDRNPAKFDEAKKFGITEFVNPMDYDKPVQEVLAEMTGGGVDRSIECTGNINAMISAFECVHDGWGVAVLVGVPHKEAVFKTHPINFLNERTLKGTFFGNYKPRSHLPSVVEKYMNKELEVEKFITHTVPFSEINKAFDYMLKGDGLRCIIRMDG comes from the exons ATGGCGATGGAAGTTGGTCGACTCATGAGATGTGGAG tTATTTGTCCTAGGGGATTTCCTATCTTGAATACCAAAATCCACAAGGTGCTAAAGAGTATGAGCAGAGGTGGTCAAGTCATAAGATGCCAAG ttaatGATTCCAGGGGACTTGCTACTGTACAGCCCAAAATCCGCAAGGTGGAAGAGATTGAAAGCACAGCTGGTCAGGTCATACAATGCCGAG CGGCAGTTGCATGGGAAGCTGGGAAGCCATTAGTGATCGAGGAGGTCGAGGTTGCTCctccaaaagaaaaggaagtccGGCTGAAGATCCTTTACACTTCCCTCTGCCACACTGATCTGTACTTCTGGGAAGCCAAG GGCCAaactcccttgtttcctcgaatCTTTGGCCATGAAGCAGGAGG GATCGTGGAGAGTGTTGGTGAAGGCGTAACAGATCTTGCACCAGGAGACCATGTCCTCCCTGTATTCACTGGAGAATGTAAAGAGTGCGCTCACTGTAAGCATGAGGAGAGCAATTTGTGTGATCTCCTTAGGATTAACACTGAAAGAGGGGTGATGATCAGTGATGGGCGGTCCAGGTTCTCTATGAATGGAAAACCAATTTATCATTTTCTAGGAACCTCCACTTTCAGTGAGTACACTGTCATCCATTCGGGCTGTGTTGCCAAGATCAACCCCTCGGCTCCCCTTGATAAAGTCTGTGTTCTTAGCTGTGGCATTTCAACAG GTCTTGGTGCAGCTCTTAATGTTGCGAAACCACCAAGGGGTTCGACGGTGGCAATTTTTGGATTGGGTGCTGTAGGCCTTGCT GCTGCTGAAGGGGCCAGGATTGCAGGAGCATCAAGGGTTATCGGTGTTGATAGAAATCCTGCAAAATTTGATGAAG CAAAAAAGTTCGGCATCACTGAGTTTGTGAATCCAATGGACTACGACAAGCCAGTCCAAGAG GTGCTTGCTGAAATGACTGGCGGTGGAGTTGATAGGAGCATCGAATGCACAGGCAACATAAATGCCATGATATCTGCGTTTGAATGCGTTCACGAT GGTTGGGGTGTTGCTGTGTTGGTTGGGGTGCCTCACAAAGAAGCCGTATTCAAGACCCACCCTATAAACTTTCTGAATGAAAGGACTCTCAAGGGAACCTTCTTTGGAAACTATAAGCCCCGAAGCCACCTTCCTTCGGTTGTGGAGAAGTACATGAACAAG GAGCTAGAGGTGGAAAAGTTCATCACACACACTGTACCTTTCTCTGAGATCAACAAGGCCTTTGACTACATGCTCAAAGGAGATGGCCTTCGTTGCATCATTCGCATGGATGGTTAG